In the genome of Streptomyces aquilus, the window TGGGCGGGCGAGGGCGTCCGTGACTTCGGCTTCGTCCGCTTCGAGCCCGGGGACGTGTTCACGGAGCACTACTGGCGGGACCGCTGGTACGCCGTGAAGGAGGTCCGCGCCGGCGACGGCACGCTCAAGGGCTGGTACTGCGACGTGACCCGCCCGGCCGTGCGCGACGGCGCCGAACTGGTCGTGGAGGACCTCGACCTCGACCTGTGGCGCTCCGCCGACGGCACGGAGGTACTGCGCCTGGACGAGGACGAGTTCGCCGAGAGCGGTCTCGCCGAACGGGACCCCGAGGGGGCGACGGCCGCGGTGGCCGCCCTCGACGAACTGGAGAAGCAGGCCCGCGCCGAGGGAGGCCTCACCGCGCTGCTCGCCTAAGCCGCCGTAGCCACCACCACGTACCGCTCGTCCTCCACCGCCCTCCCCCACAGCGCCGGATCGTCGGACAGCGGCTCCACCCGCACCTGTCCGGCGAGCGGCTCGACGAGGGCGGTGAGGCGGGCGGCGGGTATGCCGACCGGGCTGACCGTGCCCCAGACGCCCTCGACGAGGACCAGTCGGCCGCCGGGGCGCAGCAGCTGCCGCCAGTGGCGCAGGGCGCGGCCGGGGTCGGGCAGCGCCCACAGCACGTGCCGTACGAGGACGACGTCGAAGCGCTGCTCCCCCACCGGCGGTGTCGCCGCGTCACCGACGAGGAACGCGGCGTCACGGCCCGCGAGTTTCGCGCGGGCGAGGTCCACCATCGCCGGGGCGCTGTCGACTCCGGTGACGCGGTGTCCCTGTTCGGCCGCGAGGAGCGACAGGCTGCCGGTGCCGCAGCCGAGGTCGAGTACGTCACAGGCACGGCCCGGCAGCCAGGAGCGCAGCCGCTCGGCCCAGGCGGCCCGCACGCGCGGGTCGCGCAGGCCGTGGTCGGGTTCCTGGTCGAAGGAAGCGGCCTGCGCATTCCAATCCACCCCATCCGCACCCGCGTCGACTTCGAATCCCTTGTGATCGGTCATGGTCACCAGACTGGCACCCGCCACTGACAATCAGACGGCACTGGAAGCCGGCTCGAAAGTCAGTCGAAATCGTGATGACCGCCACTGACAGATCGCCGTCGATGAGTAACTCTCCCCGAAAGGGTCTACCTCCGTGAGAACGCGGAACTCGGTAGGCCTTGAAGGAGGCAGCCATGCGCCGTACAACCGTGCAGAAGCCCCTGAAGAGGACGGACGCCCGCCGGATCCGCGAGGAGGCCGAAGAGCGCCCCGCAGGACGTCCGGAGGTGCGAAAGGACATCGCACGCACCTGGTGGCCGGACGGCTGACGGCAGCCTCAGCCCAGTCGCTTGCGGTAGTGGATGCGGTCATACGGCCCATCCACTCTCCGTTCCACGACCTCGTAGCCGTACTTCGGATAGATCTTCTGGTTCTCCCACATCAACGCGTTCGTGTAGAGCCTGACCTCGGGCAGGCCGAGCGCACGCGCGTGTGCGTCCACGAACCGCAGCAGCCGTCCCCCCACGCCCGTGCCCTGGGCGTCGGGGTGGACGGCGATGTTGTCGAGGTGGAGATGGTCCGGGTGCTCCTCGACGACCACCAGGCCGGTCACGGGATCGCCCGTGACGTACACGCGCCCCGCCGCCACGGCCGCGGCGTGGTCCCGCTCCATGGGCTGCGGCACCACACCGATGCGCTCGATGTAGTGGTGGTAGGCGGCATCGGTCACGGCCTTCACACTCGGCACGTCGGCCGGGCCGGCGAGCCGAATCTCCTCGTTCGTCATGCGCGCACGCTACCTACCTGATCTCAGTCTCAGCAGTCCCTTAAGCGGGCCATAAAGATCGTTCCCGACCGCCCCGAGCGGGCGATTTCACGGTTTCTTGGATCCGGCACCCGTCAGCACCGCTTCCGAGGAGTTCCGCCATGCCCGCACGCCGTACGGCCGCCACCGCCGCCGCCCTCGGCCTGGCCCCGCTCGCCCTCACCGCGCTCGCCGCGGCGCCCGCGTCGGCGCACGGCACGCTGGGCGATCCGGTCAGCCGGGTCGCCCAGTGCTACGCGGAGGGCCCCGAGAACCCGAAGTCGGCCGCCTGCAAGGCGGCGGTCGCGGCTGGGGGTACCCCCTCTGGGGGAGGCACGCAGGCGCTCTACGACTGGAACGGCGTCCGCGTCGGCGACGCGAACGGACGGCACCAGGCGCTGATCCCGGACGGCAAGCTGTGCAGCGCGAACGCCGACGAGTTCAAGGGCCTCGACCTGGCCCGCGCGGACTGGCCGGCGACGAGCGTGCGCAGTGGGTCGTACACCTTCAAGTACCGCGTGACGGCCCCGCACAAGGGCACTTTCAAGGTGTACCTGACCAAGGAGGGCTACGACCCGACGCGGCCGCTCGCCTGGGACGACCTGGATCTGGCGAACCCGGTGGCGACGGCCACCGACCCGGTCGCGACGAACGGCTACTACACGTTCTCCGGCACCCTCCCCAAGCGCTCCGGCGCGCAGTTGCTGTACGCGGTCTGGCAGCGCTCGGACAGCCCGGAGGCGTTCTACTCCTGCTCGGACGTGACGTACGGCGGCAGCAGCAGCAGCGGTGGTTCCGGTGCGGGAAGCACCGAGTCGCCCGCTCCCAGCGCCTCCGCCCCGTCCGAGGAGCAGATCGAGGAGGGCGCGGACAAGTCGACGGTCGAGCACGGCGGGCACGGCGACCAGGACGCGTCCACGTCGGCCGAGCCGGCCACGGCACCGGCCCCGGAGTCGGCCCCGGTCACCGACGTGAAGGCGGCCGGCGCCGCCCAGGACCTCGCCGAGACGGGCGGCGACAGCAGCACGGCGTACGTCGCGATGGGCGGCGCGGCCGTCCTCGCGGCCGGCGCGGCGATCCTCTTCGGATCGGTGCGGCGGCGCGCGGTGAGCGGCGGCCGAGACGGCCGCTAGCCACGGAGGTCGGGGTCTGTCCGGCGGCTCAGGTCGGACAGACCCCGACCGTGTCAGCCGAGGACCGAGGCGCAGGTCGTCGGCGTGGCGTGGGCCGGGTCGAGCGCGTTGGCCACCTCGTGGAAGGCGATCAGGCTGAACAGGCCGATCGCCACGTGCTCCGAGAGGTCGAGCGGGCACAGGTCCTGGAGGACGACGTTGCGGACGCCGGTGCCGCTCAGGAACTGGCTCCGGTACGGGGTGACGACCTCGTCGTACTTGGTGGCGAGGACCGTGTACGTGACGCCGGGGACGGTGTCGCCGCCCTCGTTGAGCTTGGTGAGGAAGGGTGATCCGGCGACCTGGTCGGCGAGGCCGGGGGTGTTGGCGGAGAGCAGGTCGGCGGCGCCGGGGAAGTACGGCAGCAGCTGGGTGAGGCCGTTGAGGGTGGTGCCGTGGTTGTCGGGCGCGATGCCGACGAGGGCGTTCACCTTGGCGGCTCCGCCGAGGAACCTGAGGTAGTAGCGGGGCATCATGCCGCCCTGCGAGTGGCCGACGACGTCGGTCTCGGCGGCGCCGGTCGCGGCGAGGACCTTGTCGACGAAGGCGGCGAGCTGTTCGGCCGACTTGTCGATGGGGCCGAGGCCGTTGAAGACGGGGACGCCGGGGAGCTGTCCGTAGTCGAGGGAGTAGACGCAGTAGTCCCGGTTCTTCAGGTAGGTCGCGAGGCCGAGCCAGTTGTCGACGGAGTTGCCGAGGGTGCCGTGCACCAGGACGACCGGGCGGGGGTGGGTGCTGGAGGGCTTGCAGGAGTAGTCGTTCCAGCCGGAGTGGGGAGCGTCGGCGGCGCGGGCGGTGGTGGCGGGGACGACGGCGACCGCGGCGGTCAGCAGCAGCGCGGTCAGGGGTCTGAGCAGTCTTTTCCAGGGCAGCATCGGGTGATCTCCTTGCGGCTCAAGGGAGTTGCGACGGCTTTACGCCCTGTGATCCGGATCACGAGGATGCTGTTCATTCGTCAAGTTACGGACGGGTAGTGGAAGTGTGAAGTTACGCGTCAGTAAAAACTTCCAGTGCTAGCCAAAGACGAGCGGGGCTGTAGATGAACCGTCACCAGGCGGGCCTGATCGGACCATAGGGCGCGATGCGCGCCAATTGATCACGCAACGCCCGCACTTCACTCTCACCGAGCAGTTCGACCCACGGCCGGACGGCATCCGCGGCGGCCTCCTCGGCGGCCCGTGTGCACGCCCACCCCCGCTCGGTCAGCACCACGAGCCGGGCCCGCGCATCGCCCGGATGCGGCTTCCGTTCCGCATACCCCTTGCGCACCAGCTCGTCGACGAGCTGGCTGGCGGCCTGCTTGGTCACCCCGAGATGCCCGGCGAGCTCGGTGGCCGTGGCGCCGCCCGCGGAGAGCCGGGTGAAGGCGAACCCGTAGGCGGGCCGTGCGTCGAATCCCCGTGCGACGACACCGTCGTTGATGCGCTGGGTCAGTTCGCCCGCGGCGGCGAGCAGGACGGCGGTCAGGGCGAGGGCTTCGGAGTTCTGCACGGATGCATTGAAACACCCTTGACGAAGTGGTCAAGCAGCTTGACCATAGAGCCATATAGTCAAGCTGCTTGACCATCTCTCCCGGGGGTACCCATGCCAGTCATCCACCCGTCCGAAGCCGTCACCCACGAGATCCACGGCGCCCGTTTCGTCTCGTTCGCCACTCCCCTCAGCGGCAGCAAGGAGCTGTGCGCCTGGCGCGGGGAGATCCCGGCGGGGACCAAGGCCCCGGCGCACACGGTGAACCGCGAGGAGATCCTCCACCTCCTCGCCGGCGAGCTGCTGATCACCCTCGACGGCGACACCCACCGCGTCACCGCGGGCGACACCGTGATCGTCAACCCGGGCGCGACCCTGAGCGTCGAGAACCCGACCGACGGGACCGCCGTCACCTGGGTCACCACGTCCATCGGCCTGTCGGCGGAGCTGGCCGACGGCACGGTCATCACTCCGCCGTGGGCCAACTGACCATCCCCGCAAAGGGAGTTACGCCGCCAGCGTCCCCGGCATCACCGCGTGCGGGCCGAACTTGGCCCGCACACGGTCCGCGACCTCCTCGATGCGGCGGAGCTTGTCGTCGGTGGGGTCGAAGGTGAGCTGGTGGGAGGCCTGTTCGGCGGGGCCGAGAGCCTCGGCGCGCAGGGACATCACCCGGACCCGGGCCCGCTGGAGGCCGAGCGCCTCGTACATCTCGTAGGCCGTCCTGGTCAGCGCGGCCGAGTGGGCGGTCGGTTCCTTCAGGGTGCGGGTACGGGTCGTCGAGGAGCGGTCGGCGTAGCGCACGGTGAGGGTGAGGGCGCCGCAGACCTTGTCCAGGGCGCGGAGCCGGGCGCCCAGTTCGCCGGCGGCGGAGAGCAGGGCGCGGCGGTGCCGGTCGGGGTCCAGCTCGTCGCGGGTGAAGGGCCGTTCGGTGGCAAGTGAGCGGGAGACCCCGTTCGGGACGACCCGGCCGCGGTCGACGCCGCTCGCCTTCTCGTGCAGTTCGCGGCCCGCCTTCGCGCCGACCAGGCGCTGGAGCGTGGACAGGGGGGCGGCGGCGACCCGGCCGAGGGTGTCGAGGCCGTACTCGCACAGGGTGCGGGCGGTGGCCGTGCCGACGCCGGGGAGCGCGGCCACCGGCTTCTCGGCGAGGAAGTCCGCGACCTCCTCCTCGGTCACCGCGCGGGTCACCCCGGGCCGGGCGTCGCGCAGTGCCATGCGGGCCAGCATCGGGCCGGGACCGGCGCCGATCAGACAGTCGACGCCGTGGAGGGCGAGGGCGCGGACCCGGATCACCGAGGCCAGTTCGACGGCGTCACGCCCGAAGTACCGTTCGGCGCCCCGCAGATCGGCCAGCGCCCGGTCCGGTGGCAGCGCCTCCACGACGGGCGTGAAGTCCTCGAGCAGGCCGAGCAGCCCCGGCAGGGCCGCCTCGCGCGCCGGCGGCAGCTGGAAACGTACGCAGAGGATGGTCATCCCGCACTCCCCGGACTCTGGTGCCACAACTTCCGTACCTGTGAAGGCTCTTGACCCGCGGGGCGCAGATCGGCCCACGGATGCAGTTCGTATCCCGTCGGCAGGTGGATGCGCCGGCCGCCGGTGGAGTCCCCGTCGGCTTGCGGCATCGGCTCCGCCAGCCGTGCCGCCACCGCGTCGAGGCCCTGCTCGGCGCGGAGTTCGACGAGTTCGGCGAGGTTCCAGGCGGCGGTGCCCACCACGCTGAGGCTGCGCGGGCCGCGCCGCTGCACCGTCCCGCGCACCAGCAGCAGCCAGGAGTGGAAGACGGTGTGGGCGCAGGCGTCGTGGGAGTCGTCGAAGAAGGCGAGGTCGACCAGGCCGGTGCCGTCGTCCAGGGTGGAGAAGATGACCCGCTTGCCGGACCGGATCGGCGGCGTCTGGGTGGCCGCCTTGGCACCGGCGACCAGGACCGTCTCCCCGTGCCGCGCCTCCCGCAGCCGGCGCGCGCTGGCCACGCCCAACTCGGCCAGGAACTCCCGGTGGTCGTCCATGAGGTTGCGCGAGGCGTCCATGGACAGCACACCCAGTTCGGCGCTGAGCTTCTCGGCGGAGGAGAGGTCGGGCAGCCCGGCGGACGCGGTCTTCCGCCCGCCGGACAGCGGCAGTTGGCCACCGCCCCCACCCCGGGCGCCCCGGTGCAGCTCGGTCAGGTGCAGTTGCAGATCACGCCGGTTGGCGCCGAAGGCGTCCAACGCCCCGACCTGCGCGAGCCGCCCGGCAAGCGGCCTGCTGGGCCGCGCCCGCTCCCAGAAGTCCAGCAGCGAGGCGTACGGCTGCCCGTCCGCGATCCGTGCCGCCTCGGCCTCGCTGATGCCGTGCACGTCGGAGAGTGCCAGCCGCAGCCCCCACACCCCTGAATCAGACACCAGTTCGATACGGTGGGCGACCGCGGACTTGTTCACGTCCAACGGCAGGATCGGCACCCCGCGCCGCCGCGCGTCCGCCAGCAGCAGCCGCTTCGGATACATCCCGGGGTCGTGCGTGAGCAGGCCGGCGTAGAAGGCGGCCGGGTGGTGCGCCTTCAGCCACGCCGACTGGTAGGTGGGGACGGCGAAGGCGACGGCGTGCGCCTTGCAGAAGCCGTACGACCCGAAGGCCTCGATGATCTCCCAGGTCCGCTGAATCGTTTCCGCGTCATAGCCGCGGGCCGCCGCGTGCTGCGCGAACCAGAACCTGATCCGTCCCTGCGACTCCGGGTCGGACAGCCCGCGCCGCACCCGGTCCGCCTCGCCGCGTCCGCAGCCGGTCATGATGTCGACGATGTCGATGATCTGCTCGTGGAAGACGACGACCCCGTACGTCCCCTTCAGCGGCTCCTCCAGGTCCGGGTGCGGGTATCTGACGGGCGCCCGCCCGTGCCGCGCCTCGATGAACGGCCGCACCATGTCGGCGGCGACCGGACCGGGTCGGAAGAGCGAGATGTCGACGACGAGGTCGTGGAAGGTGGCCGGCTGGAGCCGCCCGACCAGGTCCCGCTGGCCCGGCGACTCGATCTGGAAGCAGCCCAACGTCTCGGTGGACCGGATGAGTTGATACGTCGCCGGGTCACCGGGGGCGATCGCGTCGATGTCGACCTCCTCCCCCGTCGCGCGCGCCACCTCCGCGACCGCGTGTGCCATCGCCGACTGCATCCGCACGCCGAGCACGTCGAGCTTGAGCAGCCCGAGGTCCTCGACGTCGTCCTTGTCGAACTGCGACATGGGGAAGCCCTCGCCACTGGTCGGCATGACCGGCGTACGGCTCAGCAGGGACGCGTCGGACAGGAGCACCCCGCACGGGTGCATGGCGACACCGCGCGGAAGGGCGTCGAGGGACTCGACCAGCTCCCACAGCCGCCCGTACCTGTCCCCTTCCCGCTGAAGCTCCCCTGCCAGCGCCCGGAGTTCGGGCAGCTCCTCCAGCGCCGCGCGGGCGTCGCGGGCCCGGATGTGCGGGAAGGACTTGGCGATGCGGTCGATGTCGGCGGGGTCCATGGACAGGGCCGCGCCCACGTCCCGGACCGCGTGCCGCACCCGGTAGGTCTCCGGCATGGCGACCGTCGCGACCCGCTCGGTGCCGAACCGGTCGATGATCGCGCGGTAGACCTCCAGGCGGCGCGCGGACTCCACGTCGATGTCGATGTCGGGCAGCACGAGCCGCCGTTTGGACAGGAACCGCTCCATCAGCAGCCCGTGTTCGACCGGGTCGGCGTGGGCGATGCCGAGGAGGTGGTTGACGAGGGACCCCGCTCCGGAGCCGCGTGCGGCCACCCGGACGCCCATCTCCCTTACGTCGTCCACCACTTGAGCGACCGTCAGGAAGTAGGAGGCGAAGCCGTGGTGGGCGATGATGTCCAGCTCCTGGTGCATCCGCTCCCAGTAGAGCCGCCGCTTCGAAGAACGGTCGTATCCCTTCAGCAGCATCCCGGCCGCCGCCCGGGAGGCGAGCGTGCGCTGGGCGGTGCGGCGGCCCGCGCCGACGAGATGCGGTTCGGGGAAGTGGACGGTGCCGATGCCGAGGTCGTCCTCGGGGTCGACCAGGCACTCGGCGGCCGTCGCCCGGGTCTGCTCCAGGAGCCGGTGCGCGGTGTCGCGCCGGAAGCCCGCGGCCTCCACGATCCGCTCGGCCGCCGCCAGCATGGCGGGCGCGTCCTTGAGCCAGGCCTCGCCGGAGTCCAGTTCCTTGGCGGCGCCGACGGGGACGAGCCGGCGGGCGGCGTCCAGGACGTCGGCGACCGGGCCCTGACCGGGGTCGGCATAGCGGACGGCGTTGCCGAGCACGGGACGTACCCGCTGCTCGGCGGCGAAGCCGACGGTACGGGCGGCCAGCCGCAGCGACCCCGGGCCGGTTCCCTCGCGGCCGTGCCAGACGGCCTCCAGACGCAGGGCGTCGCCGTACCGCTCCCGCCAGGGGACGAGGAGCCGGGCCGCCCGGTCGGGACGTCCGGCGGCGAGGGCGCGGCCGACGTCGGAGTCGGGGCCGAGCAGGACGGTCAGACCGTCGCCGTGGTTTCCGGCCCAGGACAGCAGAGGGGTGTCGGCTGCGGTGTGGACGGTGGTCACCAGGCGGCACAGGTCGGCCCAGCCACGGGCGCCGTCCCGGGCGAGGAAGGTGACGCGGGGAGTCGACTCGTCGATGAAGGCGCCGCCGCGGACAGGGGCGCGGCGCCGCTCCTGTCGTACCGGCTCGTACTCCTCGACGGCCAGCTCGGCGCCGAACAGCGGCCGCACCCCCGCCTTGGCGCAGGCCTTGGCGAAGCGGACCGTGCCCGCGAGGGTGTCGCGGTCGGTGAGGGCGAGGGCGTCCATGCCCCGCTCGGCGGCACGCTCGGCGAGCCGCTCCGGGTGCGAGGCGCCGTAGCGCAGGGAGAACCCGGAGACGGTGTGCAGATGCGTGAACCCGGGCACCCGCGCCTCCATTTTCGAACATCAGTTCCCAACTGCCTCACCCCCACCATACCCCCAATCCCGAACATCTGTACGACAACCGTTCGGCCGCCTCCCACCTGCGAAAACGCCCGCCGCCTCGGACTGTGGGGACATGACACAGAACGGCACCCAGAACGGCGGCTTCCTCGCCGAGGTGAAGGACGCGGTCACGCCACGGGCCACGCTCCTCGTCCTCGGGGTGCTCGCCCTCCAGCTGCTGTTCATCGCCTCCTATGTGGGGGCGCTGCACAATCCCACCCCGAAGGACGTGCCCTTCGGGGTGGTGGCGCCACGGGCCGCCGCCCAGCAGGCGGTGACCCGGCTCGATCAGCTGCCCGGCTCGCCCCTGGACCCGCGCGCGGTGGCCGACGAGGCGACGGCCCGGAAGCAGATCATGAACCGGGACATCGACGGGGCACTGATCATCGACGTGACCGGGCCGAAGGACACGCTCCTCGTCGCGAGCGGCGGCGGCACCGTCCTCGCCACCACCCTGGAGAAGTACCTGACCGCGCTGGAGGCCTCCCAGCAGCGGAGCCTCCGTACGGTGGACGTGGCCCCCGCCTCCGCCACCGACTTCGACGGACTGTCCTCGTTCTATGTCGTCGTCGGCTGGTGCGTCGGCGGCTATCTGACCGCCTCGATCCTCGCCATCAGCACCGGCGCCCGGCCCGCCAACCCGCGCCGCGCCGCGATCCGGCTGGCCGTGATGGCGCTGGTGTCGATCGCCGGCGGGATCGGTGGCGCGGTGATCGTGGGCCCGATCCTGGACGCGCTGCCCGGCAGCGTCATGGCCTTCTGGGGGCTCGGCGCGCTGGTCACGTTCGCGGTGGGGGCGGCGACCCTCGCCCTCCAGGGCGTCTTCGGGATCGTCGGCATCGGCCTGGCGATCCTGCTCGTGGTGATCGCCGGCAACCCGAGCGCGGGCGGCGCCTTCCCGCTGCCGATGCTGCCACCGTTCTGGAAGGCGATCGGCCCGGCGCTGCCGCCGGGCGCGGGGACCTGGGTGGCCCGCTCGATCGCGTACTTCGAGGGCAACGACACGACCGCCGCCCTGCTGGTCCTGTCGGCATGGGCGGCGGCCGGGATCGCGATCACGATGGGGGCGTCGGTACTGCGGCGGAGACGGGAGAGTTCGTCCCTCCAGTAGGACCTGCGGCCGCCGACGGCGGGCGCCCCCACAGGGGCCACCCGCACCCGACGACGAAAGTTGCACGGGTGGTGCGGGCGGGAAACCAAACCCCACCCGCACCCCAACGAACCGTCAGCCGATGGACGTCCCCGTGGCCGACAGCGCCTCCGTCACCGGCTGGAAGAACGTCTCCCCACCGGAGGTGCAGTCCCCACTACCCCCCGACGTCAGCCCGATCGCGCTGCTCCCCGAGAACAGCGACCCACCGCTGTCCCCCGGCTCCGCACACACGTCCGTCTGGATCAGCCCGTTGACGATGTCCCCGTTGCCGTAGTTCACGGTGGCGTCCAGCCCGGTGACGGTCCCGTCATGAACCTGCGTGGTCGACCCGCTCCGGGTCACCTTCATCCCGACCGTCGCGGAAGCCGCCCCCGTGATCGCCTGCGCGGACCCGTTGTAGAGGTCCACCTCGCTCGGGTGGTCGACGTCCGCGGTGTACTTGACGAGCCCGTAGTCGTTGTCCGGGAAGCTCGACACCTCGTTGGTGCCGATCTGCGTGCCGCTGGAGTCCGACCAGGTGGAGATCGCCTCGGTGCAGTGACCGGCGGTGAGGAAGTACGCCTCGCCGCCCTTGCTGACGTTGAACCCGAGCGAGCACCGCCCGCTGCCACCGGTGATCGCGTCGCCGCCGGCGATGAAGGGCTTGAACTCCCCCTTCGTGCGCTGGAGTTCCGCCGTCGCCCCGAGCCCGTCGACGACCTTGGTGAGCTTGGCCCACGCGGCGTCGGAGACCGTGCGGTCGGCGGTGACGACGACCTTGTTGGTGGTCGGGTCGGTCGCCCAGGACGTGCCCGGGATGGTCGCGTCGTCCTTGAGCGTCGTACGGGCGCTTCTGAGCTCGGCGAGGGAGTTCTCCACGACCCGGGCCCTGGCGCCGGCCTCCTCGACGACCGAGGCCGCGGCCTCGTCGAGGACGTTGACGACGAGCGCCTTGCTCTTCGCGTCGTAGTACGTTCCCGCCGCGTCGGCGCCGAGTTCCTTGTCGAGCGACGAGGCGAGGTTTCCGGCCGCGAGGACGGAAAGGACCTTCGGCGTGGGGTCGTTCGCGGGCTCGCTGGCGTTCGCAGTCTGGAAGGTGACTCCCGCGGCGACCAGTGCGGCGATACCCGCACCTGCCACGGCGACCCGCCGCCTGGGTATGCG includes:
- a CDS encoding esterase/lipase family protein, whose product is MLPWKRLLRPLTALLLTAAVAVVPATTARAADAPHSGWNDYSCKPSSTHPRPVVLVHGTLGNSVDNWLGLATYLKNRDYCVYSLDYGQLPGVPVFNGLGPIDKSAEQLAAFVDKVLAATGAAETDVVGHSQGGMMPRYYLRFLGGAAKVNALVGIAPDNHGTTLNGLTQLLPYFPGAADLLSANTPGLADQVAGSPFLTKLNEGGDTVPGVTYTVLATKYDEVVTPYRSQFLSGTGVRNVVLQDLCPLDLSEHVAIGLFSLIAFHEVANALDPAHATPTTCASVLG
- a CDS encoding lytic polysaccharide monooxygenase auxiliary activity family 9 protein; amino-acid sequence: MPARRTAATAAALGLAPLALTALAAAPASAHGTLGDPVSRVAQCYAEGPENPKSAACKAAVAAGGTPSGGGTQALYDWNGVRVGDANGRHQALIPDGKLCSANADEFKGLDLARADWPATSVRSGSYTFKYRVTAPHKGTFKVYLTKEGYDPTRPLAWDDLDLANPVATATDPVATNGYYTFSGTLPKRSGAQLLYAVWQRSDSPEAFYSCSDVTYGGSSSSGGSGAGSTESPAPSASAPSEEQIEEGADKSTVEHGGHGDQDASTSAEPATAPAPESAPVTDVKAAGAAQDLAETGGDSSTAYVAMGGAAVLAAGAAILFGSVRRRAVSGGRDGR
- a CDS encoding MarR family winged helix-turn-helix transcriptional regulator, translated to MQNSEALALTAVLLAAAGELTQRINDGVVARGFDARPAYGFAFTRLSAGGATATELAGHLGVTKQAASQLVDELVRKGYAERKPHPGDARARLVVLTERGWACTRAAEEAAADAVRPWVELLGESEVRALRDQLARIAPYGPIRPAW
- a CDS encoding S1 family peptidase, with protein sequence MKHRRIPRRRVAVAGAGIAALVAAGVTFQTANASEPANDPTPKVLSVLAAGNLASSLDKELGADAAGTYYDAKSKALVVNVLDEAAASVVEEAGARARVVENSLAELRSARTTLKDDATIPGTSWATDPTTNKVVVTADRTVSDAAWAKLTKVVDGLGATAELQRTKGEFKPFIAGGDAITGGSGRCSLGFNVSKGGEAYFLTAGHCTEAISTWSDSSGTQIGTNEVSSFPDNDYGLVKYTADVDHPSEVDLYNGSAQAITGAASATVGMKVTRSGSTTQVHDGTVTGLDATVNYGNGDIVNGLIQTDVCAEPGDSGGSLFSGSSAIGLTSGGSGDCTSGGETFFQPVTEALSATGTSIG
- a CDS encoding DUF402 domain-containing protein; the protein is MSGNSAERAGELEVVLVKAGRTKIRYRSELLLDDGNHVAVRAPWAGEGVRDFGFVRFEPGDVFTEHYWRDRWYAVKEVRAGDGTLKGWYCDVTRPAVRDGAELVVEDLDLDLWRSADGTEVLRLDEDEFAESGLAERDPEGATAAVAALDELEKQARAEGGLTALLA
- a CDS encoding DNA polymerase III subunit alpha, producing MPGFTHLHTVSGFSLRYGASHPERLAERAAERGMDALALTDRDTLAGTVRFAKACAKAGVRPLFGAELAVEEYEPVRQERRRAPVRGGAFIDESTPRVTFLARDGARGWADLCRLVTTVHTAADTPLLSWAGNHGDGLTVLLGPDSDVGRALAAGRPDRAARLLVPWRERYGDALRLEAVWHGREGTGPGSLRLAARTVGFAAEQRVRPVLGNAVRYADPGQGPVADVLDAARRLVPVGAAKELDSGEAWLKDAPAMLAAAERIVEAAGFRRDTAHRLLEQTRATAAECLVDPEDDLGIGTVHFPEPHLVGAGRRTAQRTLASRAAAGMLLKGYDRSSKRRLYWERMHQELDIIAHHGFASYFLTVAQVVDDVREMGVRVAARGSGAGSLVNHLLGIAHADPVEHGLLMERFLSKRRLVLPDIDIDVESARRLEVYRAIIDRFGTERVATVAMPETYRVRHAVRDVGAALSMDPADIDRIAKSFPHIRARDARAALEELPELRALAGELQREGDRYGRLWELVESLDALPRGVAMHPCGVLLSDASLLSRTPVMPTSGEGFPMSQFDKDDVEDLGLLKLDVLGVRMQSAMAHAVAEVARATGEEVDIDAIAPGDPATYQLIRSTETLGCFQIESPGQRDLVGRLQPATFHDLVVDISLFRPGPVAADMVRPFIEARHGRAPVRYPHPDLEEPLKGTYGVVVFHEQIIDIVDIMTGCGRGEADRVRRGLSDPESQGRIRFWFAQHAAARGYDAETIQRTWEIIEAFGSYGFCKAHAVAFAVPTYQSAWLKAHHPAAFYAGLLTHDPGMYPKRLLLADARRRGVPILPLDVNKSAVAHRIELVSDSGVWGLRLALSDVHGISEAEAARIADGQPYASLLDFWERARPSRPLAGRLAQVGALDAFGANRRDLQLHLTELHRGARGGGGGQLPLSGGRKTASAGLPDLSSAEKLSAELGVLSMDASRNLMDDHREFLAELGVASARRLREARHGETVLVAGAKAATQTPPIRSGKRVIFSTLDDGTGLVDLAFFDDSHDACAHTVFHSWLLLVRGTVQRRGPRSLSVVGTAAWNLAELVELRAEQGLDAVAARLAEPMPQADGDSTGGRRIHLPTGYELHPWADLRPAGQEPSQVRKLWHQSPGSAG
- a CDS encoding DNA polymerase Y family protein; its protein translation is MTILCVRFQLPPAREAALPGLLGLLEDFTPVVEALPPDRALADLRGAERYFGRDAVELASVIRVRALALHGVDCLIGAGPGPMLARMALRDARPGVTRAVTEEEVADFLAEKPVAALPGVGTATARTLCEYGLDTLGRVAAAPLSTLQRLVGAKAGRELHEKASGVDRGRVVPNGVSRSLATERPFTRDELDPDRHRRALLSAAGELGARLRALDKVCGALTLTVRYADRSSTTRTRTLKEPTAHSAALTRTAYEMYEALGLQRARVRVMSLRAEALGPAEQASHQLTFDPTDDKLRRIEEVADRVRAKFGPHAVMPGTLAA
- a CDS encoding cupin domain-containing protein, with the translated sequence MPVIHPSEAVTHEIHGARFVSFATPLSGSKELCAWRGEIPAGTKAPAHTVNREEILHLLAGELLITLDGDTHRVTAGDTVIVNPGATLSVENPTDGTAVTWVTTSIGLSAELADGTVITPPWAN
- a CDS encoding class I SAM-dependent methyltransferase, which produces MTDHKGFEVDAGADGVDWNAQAASFDQEPDHGLRDPRVRAAWAERLRSWLPGRACDVLDLGCGTGSLSLLAAEQGHRVTGVDSAPAMVDLARAKLAGRDAAFLVGDAATPPVGEQRFDVVLVRHVLWALPDPGRALRHWRQLLRPGGRLVLVEGVWGTVSPVGIPAARLTALVEPLAGQVRVEPLSDDPALWGRAVEDERYVVVATAA
- a CDS encoding DUF3533 domain-containing protein, whose product is MTQNGTQNGGFLAEVKDAVTPRATLLVLGVLALQLLFIASYVGALHNPTPKDVPFGVVAPRAAAQQAVTRLDQLPGSPLDPRAVADEATARKQIMNRDIDGALIIDVTGPKDTLLVASGGGTVLATTLEKYLTALEASQQRSLRTVDVAPASATDFDGLSSFYVVVGWCVGGYLTASILAISTGARPANPRRAAIRLAVMALVSIAGGIGGAVIVGPILDALPGSVMAFWGLGALVTFAVGAATLALQGVFGIVGIGLAILLVVIAGNPSAGGAFPLPMLPPFWKAIGPALPPGAGTWVARSIAYFEGNDTTAALLVLSAWAAAGIAITMGASVLRRRRESSSLQ
- a CDS encoding GNAT family N-acetyltransferase translates to MTNEEIRLAGPADVPSVKAVTDAAYHHYIERIGVVPQPMERDHAAAVAAGRVYVTGDPVTGLVVVEEHPDHLHLDNIAVHPDAQGTGVGGRLLRFVDAHARALGLPEVRLYTNALMWENQKIYPKYGYEVVERRVDGPYDRIHYRKRLG